In Pseudonocardia cypriaca, a single genomic region encodes these proteins:
- a CDS encoding FAD-dependent monooxygenase, with amino-acid sequence MATDKQVIIVGAGPTGLVLAAELARRGVTPRVVDAGAEDVRESRAVAVVARSLELLDDLGIAAAAVEQGIPLRALNFYQGTTLVAELDTTAVDSPFPMDLCIAQWQTTDLLRERVRELGVDIEWNTRLASYDADETGVSVDLVHEDGRLERCSTSWLVGCDGSHSTVRDAAGIGWETADLRRGFILGDVTTRWDLVRDRFHVWFARGGLLAVFPMPGGYWRILASTPDDQPPRPPELHHFAASVAERTPLDAQLSDLRWSSAFVAREGLADRFRKGRVLLAGDAAHSHSPIGGQGMNTGMQDAYNLGWKLAMVASGQTDDTLLDSYAAERRPVAEAVVDATSTATRVATGSALVARRARRHALRLLSQLNTVQQKFSNAIGEHLVNYRDSALVSEQWSYLRPRAWSNGTDTGPEAGEVLRDAYLESRSGPVALRHLLRALGHHLVLFAADESDPGTLATWKVEAERVMAGHGQVLIITRGHLPTTPTDGVFADVRSEAHNRYGVRRPSIYLIRPDKYIGHRNDDIDFPPVLDYFRTLVGEPGRSAARAVG; translated from the coding sequence ATGGCGACGGACAAGCAGGTCATCATCGTGGGCGCCGGCCCGACCGGTCTCGTGCTGGCGGCCGAACTCGCGCGGCGGGGCGTCACACCCCGGGTCGTGGATGCGGGCGCGGAGGACGTCAGGGAGAGCCGCGCGGTCGCCGTGGTGGCAAGATCACTCGAGCTTCTGGACGATCTCGGAATCGCCGCGGCCGCGGTCGAGCAGGGCATCCCACTGCGGGCCCTGAACTTCTACCAAGGCACCACGCTGGTGGCCGAGCTGGACACCACCGCGGTGGATTCGCCCTTCCCGATGGACCTGTGCATCGCTCAGTGGCAGACCACCGACCTCCTGCGGGAACGGGTCCGGGAGCTGGGGGTCGACATCGAATGGAACACGCGGCTGGCCTCCTACGACGCGGACGAGACCGGTGTCTCGGTGGACCTCGTCCACGAGGACGGCCGCCTCGAGCGGTGCAGCACGAGCTGGCTGGTCGGCTGCGACGGCTCGCACAGCACGGTCCGCGACGCGGCGGGCATCGGCTGGGAGACGGCCGACCTGCGCCGCGGGTTCATCCTCGGGGACGTCACGACCCGGTGGGATCTGGTGCGGGACCGCTTCCACGTGTGGTTCGCGCGCGGCGGGCTCCTGGCGGTCTTCCCCATGCCGGGCGGGTACTGGCGGATTCTGGCCAGCACGCCCGACGACCAGCCGCCCAGGCCGCCCGAGCTGCACCACTTCGCGGCGTCGGTCGCCGAGCGGACCCCGTTGGATGCACAGCTCAGCGACCTGAGGTGGAGCTCGGCCTTCGTCGCGCGGGAAGGGCTGGCCGACCGATTCCGCAAGGGCCGGGTGCTACTGGCAGGCGACGCCGCGCACAGCCACAGCCCCATCGGTGGCCAGGGGATGAACACCGGCATGCAAGACGCCTACAACCTGGGCTGGAAGCTCGCCATGGTCGCCTCCGGACAGACCGACGACACGCTCCTGGACAGCTACGCCGCCGAGCGCCGACCGGTCGCCGAGGCCGTCGTCGACGCCACCTCCACCGCCACCCGGGTCGCCACCGGCAGCGCGCTGGTCGCACGCCGGGCCCGGCGGCACGCCCTGCGCCTGCTCAGCCAGCTCAACACCGTCCAGCAGAAGTTCTCCAACGCCATCGGCGAGCACCTGGTGAACTACCGCGACAGCGCGCTCGTCTCGGAGCAGTGGTCCTACCTCCGGCCAAGGGCGTGGAGCAACGGCACCGACACCGGCCCTGAAGCCGGGGAGGTGCTGCGCGACGCCTACCTCGAGTCCCGCTCCGGACCGGTGGCGCTCCGGCACCTCCTGCGGGCCCTCGGACACCACCTGGTCCTGTTCGCGGCCGACGAGAGTGACCCCGGCACCCTCGCCACCTGGAAGGTCGAGGCCGAACGCGTCATGGCCGGGCACGGCCAGGTCCTGATCATCACTCGTGGCCACCTGCCGACGACTCCCACGGACGGAGTCTTCGCCGATGTGCGGAGCGAGGCACACAACCGCTACGGCGTCCGCCGCCCGAGCATCTACCTGATCCGACCGGACAAGTACATCGGCCACCGCAACGACGACATCGACTTCCCGCCCGTGCTCGACTACTTCCGGACACTCGTGGGAGAGCCCGGACGCAGCGCTGCGCGAGCTGTCGGATAG
- a CDS encoding aldo/keto reductase, with protein sequence MEYRTLGGTGTVVSSLCLGTMTFGNECVEEVSHAQLDRFVERGGNFIDTANVYSRGVSEEIIGRWLTKRPGIRDQVVIATKGRFSMGEGPNDVGLSRVALTRALEASLRRLQVDSVDLYQAHAWDALTPLEETLRFMDDAVRAGKIRYAGVSNFLGWQLQKAAMLTGFLGLAPIVTLQPQYNLLVREIEFELTDVCENENIGILPWSPLAGGWLTGKYRRDEVPTGPSRLGDDPERGMEAYAPRNAQERTWQVIDAVGKIAESRGVSMAQVALAWTADRRAVTSVILGARTVEQLDDNLAAAGLHLSDEETRVLDEASDPIVGDYPYGLPGRRQRANGREL encoded by the coding sequence ATGGAATATCGCACGCTCGGTGGCACCGGAACGGTCGTGTCGTCGCTGTGCCTGGGCACCATGACGTTCGGCAACGAGTGTGTCGAGGAGGTGTCGCACGCGCAGCTGGACCGGTTCGTGGAACGGGGTGGCAACTTCATCGACACCGCCAACGTCTACTCCCGGGGAGTCTCCGAGGAGATCATCGGGCGCTGGTTGACGAAGCGGCCGGGTATCCGTGACCAGGTCGTCATCGCAACGAAAGGCCGCTTCTCGATGGGCGAGGGGCCCAACGACGTCGGCCTGAGCCGGGTAGCGCTCACCCGCGCGCTGGAGGCGAGCCTGCGGCGGCTCCAGGTCGACTCCGTCGATCTCTACCAGGCGCACGCATGGGATGCGTTGACACCGTTGGAGGAGACGCTTCGGTTCATGGACGACGCCGTGCGGGCCGGCAAGATCCGTTACGCCGGGGTGAGCAACTTCCTCGGCTGGCAGCTGCAGAAGGCCGCGATGCTCACCGGGTTCCTCGGCCTGGCACCGATCGTCACCCTCCAGCCGCAGTACAACCTCCTGGTCCGCGAGATCGAGTTCGAGCTCACCGACGTCTGCGAGAACGAGAACATCGGCATCCTGCCGTGGTCGCCGCTGGCCGGGGGCTGGCTGACCGGCAAGTACCGCCGCGACGAGGTCCCGACGGGACCCAGCCGGCTGGGCGACGACCCTGAGCGTGGCATGGAGGCCTACGCGCCGCGGAACGCACAGGAGCGGACGTGGCAGGTGATCGACGCCGTTGGCAAGATCGCCGAGTCGCGGGGCGTGTCGATGGCACAGGTCGCACTGGCCTGGACCGCGGACCGGCGGGCGGTCACCTCGGTGATCCTCGGCGCCCGCACGGTCGAGCAGCTCGACGACAACCTGGCCGCGGCTGGTCTGCACCTGTCCGACGAGGAGACGCGAGTGCTGGACGAGGCCAGCGATCCGATCGTCGGGGACTACCCGTACGGGTTGCCGGGGCGCAGGCAGCGCGCCAACGGACGGGAGCTCTGA
- a CDS encoding IPT/TIG domain-containing protein: MGGDFDDRMRQVAAGLAVAGWTWLAIDDVVPVFVTNYPTHWYAYADGYRRYATINVPETWSKYPSTRHRVFAHELGHVFGAPDEYPDSTCTVADTAGPFGTPNANCTFVSRVPPIPNPLSGACLMNHNSGVVCASTEFMWGWLDSDGNGEADLAAYPRVTDVEPRAVQAGQPITLIGRNLWDVTQVDFNGTVTSDISYITLDGNLHPLEAADPMQKYHLDQIMVTVPPSLDGIQQIQVRARGGWSPQAPRDAWVLVTQPGSAPVLTEPAVLLLDPASGPPGTSVTITGANLVHTTAVTVGGVPATDVEPLSNQWVVFTVPPLPPGPADVVATTPSGSSSPWLFSTFTVT; this comes from the coding sequence GTGGGCGGCGACTTCGACGACCGGATGCGCCAAGTGGCCGCTGGGCTCGCCGTGGCGGGCTGGACCTGGCTCGCCATCGACGACGTGGTGCCGGTGTTCGTGACCAACTACCCGACCCACTGGTACGCCTACGCCGACGGGTACCGGCGCTACGCCACGATCAACGTGCCCGAGACGTGGTCGAAGTACCCGTCGACCAGGCATCGGGTGTTCGCGCACGAGCTCGGGCACGTCTTCGGCGCCCCGGACGAGTACCCGGACTCCACGTGCACCGTGGCCGACACGGCCGGCCCGTTCGGCACCCCGAACGCCAACTGCACGTTCGTCAGCCGCGTGCCGCCCATCCCCAACCCGCTCAGCGGCGCCTGCCTGATGAACCACAACAGTGGCGTCGTCTGCGCGTCGACCGAGTTCATGTGGGGCTGGCTGGACTCCGACGGGAACGGGGAGGCCGATCTCGCCGCCTACCCGAGGGTCACCGACGTGGAGCCCCGCGCCGTCCAGGCCGGGCAGCCGATCACGTTGATCGGGCGCAACCTGTGGGACGTCACCCAGGTCGACTTCAACGGCACGGTCACCTCGGACATCAGCTACATCACGCTCGACGGCAACCTCCACCCGCTCGAGGCAGCCGATCCCATGCAGAAGTACCACCTCGACCAGATCATGGTGACCGTCCCGCCGTCGCTCGATGGGATCCAGCAGATCCAGGTCCGCGCCCGCGGCGGCTGGTCGCCGCAGGCACCGCGGGACGCGTGGGTGCTGGTGACGCAGCCGGGGTCGGCGCCGGTCCTCACCGAGCCGGCGGTTCTGCTGCTGGACCCGGCTTCGGGGCCACCCGGGACGAGCGTGACGATCACGGGCGCGAACCTCGTCCACACCACGGCGGTGACCGTGGGCGGCGTGCCCGCGACGGACGTCGAGCCGCTCAGCAACCAGTGGGTCGTGTTCACCGTGCCGCCGCTGCCGCCGGGCCCGGCCGACGTGGTGGCGACCACCCCTTCGGGTTCGTCGTCGCCCTGGCTGTTCTCGACGTTCACGGTGACGTGA